The nucleotide sequence CTGGGTTTTCGCCGCAGTGGTCTGTATACCTACCGGCCTTATTGCGATAGTTGCCAGGCCTGCGTGCCGGTGCGGCTTCCGGTAGCGGCCTTCACGCCCAACCGCAGTCAGCGGCGCAGCTGGAAGCGCTTGCAGGACATGGAGGTGCGGCTGTTGCCGCTGGAGTTCCGCCAGGATCATTACCAGCTGTACCACGACTATCAGCAGTCACGCCATGCCGGGGGCGGCATGGCCGAGGATAATGTGCAGCAGTATTCCGAGTTCATTCTCAAAAGCGGCGTGGATAGCCTACTGGCCGAGTTCCGGCTGGATGGCGAGCTGAAAATGGTCAGCCTGATCGACCGGCTGGCCGACGGCCTGTCGGCGGTGTACACCTTTTATGATCCGCAGGATGCCCAGGCAGGCTATGGCGTATTCAATGTGCTATGGCAGGTGGAGCTGGCGCGGGCCTGGCAGCTGCCCTATCTATATCTGGGCTACTGGATTGCCGATTGCCGCAAGATGGCTTACAAGTCGCAGTATCGGCCACTGGAGCATTTGCAGGACGGGCGCTGGGTGCCGGCAGCATCGGGAGAGTGAGGGGGCAGGCATGCAAAACAGGCTGACATGGTCAGCCTGTTTTGCATGCCGGCTACTGACCAGGTGTGATCAGTAAGGTACCACCCGGTCGTCACCGCCACCGCTCAGCAGGCGTACACGCTGGCCTGCGCTCAGCGGGATGTCGGCATCCTGCACGATGGAAACCATGCGGCCACTGCCGTCCAGTTTGACAGTCACTTCTAGTGCATTCTTGCTACCCATGCTGCGCTGGGCTGCCTGGGTGCCGAAACCACCGGCCAGTGCGCCGATGATACCACCGGCGATGGCACCCTTGCCGCCGCCGACATTGCTGCCGGCCAAGCCGCCAAGAGCCGCGCCGCCCAGTGTCAGCAGCTCATTGTTCTGGCCTTCCATCTTGACGTTGTTGACCGACACCACGGTGCCCAGTTGTACGCTCTGCGCCTGGCGCATTTGCCCCTTGGAGTAGACGGCGGCGGAATCGGAGGTGGCGCAGCCGGAAAGCAGGCCCAGCGACAGGCTGCCAAGCATTACAAGGCGAGTCATCTTGTTGAACATATATCCTCCCTGGGATGTCAATTGCGGGTTTGTTGTTGCAGGTGGCGGGCGATGGCCTGGCTGCACTGCGCGATCAGCGGTGGTCCCTGATAGATCAGGCCGCTGTACAGCTGTACCAGTGTGGCACCGGCTTGCAGCTTTTCTACTGCATCTTCGCCACTGAGAATGCCGCCTACCCCTATGATGGGCAGGCTGCCGTCTAGTTCACGCGCCAGCTTGCGGATCAGCGCGGTGGAGCGTTCCCGTACCGGTGCGCCGGACAGGCCGCCTGCTTCGTCCTGCAGCGGGTGGCCGGCAATCTCTACCCGCGACAGCGTGGTATTGGTGGCGATGACGCCATCAATCTTGTTGACGGTCAGCAGACGGGCGATGTCGGCAATCTGTTCGTCGTCCAGGTCCGGAGCGATCTTCACCGCCAGCGGCACATAGCGACCATGTTGGTCGGCCAACTGCTGCTGGCGGGTCTTGAGAGCAGCCAGCAGGCGCGACAGCTCGTCGCCTTGCTGCAACTGGCGCAGGTTCTTGGTATTGGGCGAGGAGATATTGACCGTGATGTAGCTGGCGTAGGCATAGACCTTGTCCAGGCAGATCAGGTAGTCATCCACCGCGTTTTCAATCGGAGTAACTGCGTTTTTGCCGATATTGATGCCCAGCACGCCGTTGAAACGGCAGTTGCGCACATTGTCGAGCAATACATTGACGCCACGGTTGTTGAAACCCATGCGATTGATGATGCCCTGATGTTCCGGCACGCGGAACAGGCGTGGCTTGGGGTTGCCATCCTGTGGGCGTGGGGTGATGGTGCCGATTTCCAGAAAGCCGAAGCCCAGCGCCGCCAGCGCGTCGATATGGTCGCCATTCTTGTCCAGGCCGGCAGCCAGACCAACCGCATTGGGAAAAGTCAGACCCATGGCCTTGACCGGCGCCCGGCTGACCGCCGGAACAGCCAGGCCAAGCAGGCGCAGTTTGTGCGCCTTGTCCAGCAGCTGCAGGGTTTGTTCGTGGGCGGTTTCTGCGTCAAATCTGAACAGCAGAGGGCGCAGAAGCGGGTAGAGCATGAGCGTCTCCGGAATGAATTTGCCCGCTAGTATAACCGGGCAATGGCCCTGAGCCGAAGCACCATGGTCAAATCCACGCCCGCTTACGCTGCTTCAGAGTATCTGGCAGGCTTCGTCAAAACCAAAGCGCGGTGCGCGCGCATGCAGCTTGCCGGCCTCGCCATAGCCCAGGTTGATCAGGAAATTGGACTGGCAGCGGCCATCAGCAAAAAACTCGCCATTCACCCCGGCATTGTCAAAACCCGACATCGGGCCGCAGTCCAATCCCAGCGAACGTGCCGCCATGATCAGGTAGGCACCTTGCAAGGTGCTGTTGCGGGCGGCGGTGGCGGCAATGGCGGCATCGTTGCCTTCAAACCAGCTCTTGGCGTCGGCATGTGGAAACAGCCGTGGCAAGTGCTCATAAAATTGCATGTCTTGCGCCACGATCACGCACACCGGAGCGGCCATGGTCTTCTCTACATTGCCTTCCATCAGGAAGGGGCGCAGCCTTTCCTTGGCCGCCGGGGTCTTGAGGAAAACGAAGCGGGCTGGCGAGCAGTTGGCGCTGGTGGGGCAGAGCTTGAGCAGGTCAAACAGCTGATGCAGGGTGTCATCGCTCACCGGGCGTTGCTGCCAGTGGCTGTGACTG is from Aquitalea aquatilis and encodes:
- a CDS encoding glycine zipper 2TM domain-containing protein; translation: MTRLVMLGSLSLGLLSGCATSDSAAVYSKGQMRQAQSVQLGTVVSVNNVKMEGQNNELLTLGGAALGGLAGSNVGGGKGAIAGGIIGALAGGFGTQAAQRSMGSKNALEVTVKLDGSGRMVSIVQDADIPLSAGQRVRLLSGGGDDRVVPY
- a CDS encoding quinone-dependent dihydroorotate dehydrogenase, yielding MLYPLLRPLLFRFDAETAHEQTLQLLDKAHKLRLLGLAVPAVSRAPVKAMGLTFPNAVGLAAGLDKNGDHIDALAALGFGFLEIGTITPRPQDGNPKPRLFRVPEHQGIINRMGFNNRGVNVLLDNVRNCRFNGVLGINIGKNAVTPIENAVDDYLICLDKVYAYASYITVNISSPNTKNLRQLQQGDELSRLLAALKTRQQQLADQHGRYVPLAVKIAPDLDDEQIADIARLLTVNKIDGVIATNTTLSRVEIAGHPLQDEAGGLSGAPVRERSTALIRKLARELDGSLPIIGVGGILSGEDAVEKLQAGATLVQLYSGLIYQGPPLIAQCSQAIARHLQQQTRN
- a CDS encoding malonic semialdehyde reductase, coding for MTTPLSATALEQLFHNARSHSHWQQRPVSDDTLHQLFDLLKLCPTSANCSPARFVFLKTPAAKERLRPFLMEGNVEKTMAAPVCVIVAQDMQFYEHLPRLFPHADAKSWFEGNDAAIAATAARNSTLQGAYLIMAARSLGLDCGPMSGFDNAGVNGEFFADGRCQSNFLINLGYGEAGKLHARAPRFGFDEACQIL
- a CDS encoding arginyltransferase, whose product is MSHRDAGPAVAIHFYATAPYACSYLDGRQARSQVAIPAEAIDAAVYSQLVRLGFRRSGLYTYRPYCDSCQACVPVRLPVAAFTPNRSQRRSWKRLQDMEVRLLPLEFRQDHYQLYHDYQQSRHAGGGMAEDNVQQYSEFILKSGVDSLLAEFRLDGELKMVSLIDRLADGLSAVYTFYDPQDAQAGYGVFNVLWQVELARAWQLPYLYLGYWIADCRKMAYKSQYRPLEHLQDGRWVPAASGE